The window CAGCATCCACCGGGTGGAACCGGTGACGCGCGGCGTCCGCATCGCCAGCTTTTTCTGGCTGCAATCCATGGTGCGCGACGATGCCGCGCGCCGGATGCTGTTCGATCTCGATCAATCGGTTCAGCGGCTGGGCGGCCAGCTGGGCCAGGACGACCGCTCGGTCATCGAACTGACCGGGCTTTATCACAATCTGATCCGCCGCTGGGCGGACGTTTAGGGGCAAGACGAATGACGCGGGGACAATGGCGCAACCTGTGGCTGCAATTCCACAAATGGATCGGACTGCTGCTGGCCGTGGCAATCATTCCCATTTCGGTCACTGGCGCGGCGCTGGTGTGGCATGACGGGCTGGAACGCTGGCTGCATCCCGACCGATATGCGGTGACCGGGACGGCCAAGCTGCCCGTCACCGCCTATGCCGATGCCGCCGCTGCCCGGCTGGCCCCCGGGGAACGCATTGCGCGCATCGCACTGCCCACCGAAAGCGGCGAGCCGGTCGAGGTTTCGGCGGCCCGGCCCGGCGGCGGCAAGGGCCGGCCGGTACGCACGCTCGTCTATCTGGACCCGGCCGATGCGCGGGTGATCGAGGTGTCGGCCAGCGATCGGGGCGCGATCCGGTTCATGCACGTGCTGCACGGTTCGCTGTTCATCCCGGAGGTTGGGCGACAGGTCGTCGGCTGGGTCGGCGTTGCCATGCTGGTGTCCGCGCTGACCGGGATCTGGCTGTGGTGGCCGACGGTGGGCGGGTTCGTGCGCGCGCTGCGCTGGAAACGGCATCCGAAGAATACCGATTACAACCTGCACAATCTGCTGGGGTTCTGGATCGCAGTACCGCTGGCGGTGTTGTCCCTGACCGGCGTGTGGATCAGCTTTCCGTCGGTGTTCAGCAGCTTTGATGCCAAGCCGGCTCAGGCCCAGTCCCGACCCAAGGGTCCGGATCGCGCCGCGCTGATGCGGGCAAAGCCGTTGCCTGCCCCGGCAACCCCGCTGACCGCAGCGATTGACGCGGCCGGCTCAGTGGCCCCCGGCACTATTACATCGGTTCAGTGGCCGACGGACATCCAGCCGGAATGGACGATGCAGATGTCACCGCCGAGTGGCCGACCCGCCACGGTCAAGGTGGCAGATGCAACCGGCCAGGCGGCAATCGATGCAGCAAGCGGCCCCGGCGCGGGTCAGCCCCAGCCGACCACCGCGCGGCTGATGCGCCAGATCCATGACGGGTCGGGCATGCCCTTCTGGTGGCAGGTCATCCT of the Sphingomonas sp. BGYR3 genome contains:
- a CDS encoding PepSY-associated TM helix domain-containing protein; this translates as MTRGQWRNLWLQFHKWIGLLLAVAIIPISVTGAALVWHDGLERWLHPDRYAVTGTAKLPVTAYADAAAARLAPGERIARIALPTESGEPVEVSAARPGGGKGRPVRTLVYLDPADARVIEVSASDRGAIRFMHVLHGSLFIPEVGRQVVGWVGVAMLVSALTGIWLWWPTVGGFVRALRWKRHPKNTDYNLHNLLGFWIAVPLAVLSLTGVWISFPSVFSSFDAKPAQAQSRPKGPDRAALMRAKPLPAPATPLTAAIDAAGSVAPGTITSVQWPTDIQPEWTMQMSPPSGRPATVKVADATGQAAIDAASGPGAGQPQPTTARLMRQIHDGSGMPFWWQVILFLGGVLPAILAVTGIIMWARARKWRKQLAQRQRARLAPAE